In Necator americanus strain Aroian chromosome IV, whole genome shotgun sequence, the following proteins share a genomic window:
- a CDS encoding hypothetical protein (NECATOR_CHRIV.G13815.T1) — protein sequence MSTKGADSRRNVKGLCKTMCPESEIQFRCSNGMIHILERCRDSEKNRETHKLVKEYARPAAGRNHLHPESLRPPDVLVETVHYLLKLYEQEKEKRFDCVYTFVCDRLRAVRQDMILQNLPAVDTIRILEAMIPFYFESEYLCRTKRCEAYDWKLHSNYLEECLSRWSDAAVHVPKHLISSRIVSAYILHQIPLCSGLNDMFQWKDFLANNLFDILREITIAYRSNNYVRFFRKLFQLPSDCIVVAAVKAVESLRHRAFSTISIAYKSPNASVPISVLANWLHYNDVCDLIDLLSSCTFSRVESVLISSINMDTLMKEDSAHLLAKF from the coding sequence ATGTCAACCAAGGGCGCTGATTCGCGGCGGAATGTTAAAGGACTGTGCAAAACAATGTGCCCGGAGTCGGAAATTCAATTTCGATGTTCGAATGGTATGATTCACATTCTGGAAAGATGCCGTGACTCAGAGAAGAACCGTGAAACTCACAAGTTAGTGAAAGAATATGCTCGTCCAGCCGCTGGCCGCAATCATCTTCATCCGGAATCTCTTCGTCCTCCTGATGTACTTGTAGAAACAGTTCATTATCTTCTAAAATTGTATGAACAGGAGAAAGAGAAACGATTCGATTGTGTGTACACTTTTGTTTGTGATCGTTTGAGAGCTGTGAGGCAAGATATGATTCTCCAAAACCTTCCAGCCGTGGATACAATTCGGATTCTTGAAGCAATGATTCCGTTTTATTTCGAAAGTGAATATTTATGCAGGACGAAGAGATGTGAAGCATACGATTGGAAACTACATTCAAATTATTTGGAGGAGTGCCTGTCAAGATGGAGCGATGCAGCAGTTCATGTACCCAAACATCTTATTAGTTCACGAATTGTTTCCGCTTATATTCTTCATCAAATCCCTTTGTGTTCTGGATTGAATGACATGTTCCAGTGGAAGGATTTCCTTGCTAACAATTTATTTGATATTCTTCGCGAAATCACTATAGCTTACCGTTCCAACAATTACGTACGATTCTTCCGCAAGCTCTTCCAGCTTCCAAGTGACTGTATTGTCGTAGCTGCCGTCAAAGCAGTGGAATCTCTGAGGCATCGGGCTTTTTCTACGATAAGCATCGCATATAAATCTCCTAATGCCTCTGTACCTATCTCAGTATTGGCTAATTGGCTGCACTACAACGATGTTTGTGATCTCATTgaccttctttcttcttgtacTTTTTCTCGAGTAGAATCCGTACTAATTTCCTCCATAAACATGGATACACTTATGAAAGAAGATTCTGCCCATTTACTCGCTAAATTCTAG